In Kushneria marisflavi, the following are encoded in one genomic region:
- a CDS encoding LPS-assembly protein LptD has product MGQRIFWTAASLTGLLSTMAQAAPQPLPASELDWQAWGDDRPANALCRGRYVMPDYRIDAGSTPSQVRTESDDAGYGSNGETLLDGEVVLRQGDEQLEAKRATLNEARTNVSLQGPVAYRQPGFLVRGDSGEMALNSDAAEIDQAHYVAHQQRLRGDAGQLARLEDGRYRLQDASFTTCEPQSSLWKLVSSDITLDQKRGYGTATHARMEIEDVPVFYWPWLRFPIDDRRLSGFLWPSVSYGSDSGLDYAQPFYLNLAPNYDATITPRYISERGEAIGGQLRYLFEEDAGTLEGNYLGHDEGGDDNEHEGEDRWFVRYAHDGLFSPRTTYNLRYGAASDGDYFDDFGQTFEQQDTDNLERLARLNYQGTTWNLQARARGYQKLDDPLRDDDKPFYELPALLASARWDQAGGLYEEFNSSATYFWRDVNYSDPEIIPQESATGARVHVAPAVGFRRSPSWGFFEPRAQLMATQYDLDWHDREDTSGFDNSPNRVLPVLSVDSGLIFERDASIFGSDWRQTLEPRLYYAYAPYRDQSELPQFDSREQPLSYSQLWSPYRFSGTDRIGDINKVSYGVSTRFLEDDTGRERLALSVGQSHYFEDRRVIDARFEDRVLNEQSDLSYRNTRDRSPIVAEADWQITDRWSARQSLFYDDHRNRTEKATSYLTYQDTDNLILNMGYRWTVQDFDPFGDQDDRLTYNREEYDLSAAYRLTPAISLLGRYLYDQTNNRTLETLAGVRFNDCCYGVQLAWRDYIDDNDTARISDDDRKQGLFLSFIFKGLGSVGQGSTDGYFSEAIPGVREDDFGAYTGVSN; this is encoded by the coding sequence ATGGGCCAGCGTATCTTCTGGACCGCCGCCTCGCTGACCGGTCTTCTCTCGACCATGGCTCAGGCGGCGCCCCAGCCACTGCCTGCAAGCGAACTTGACTGGCAGGCGTGGGGGGATGACCGCCCCGCCAATGCGCTGTGTCGGGGCCGCTATGTTATGCCGGATTATCGTATCGATGCCGGCAGTACTCCGTCACAGGTGCGTACCGAATCCGATGACGCCGGATACGGTAGCAATGGTGAAACCCTGCTGGATGGTGAAGTTGTCCTGCGTCAGGGGGACGAGCAGCTTGAGGCAAAACGCGCCACGCTTAACGAGGCGCGCACGAATGTGTCGCTACAGGGGCCTGTTGCCTATCGTCAGCCCGGGTTTCTGGTGCGTGGTGATAGTGGCGAGATGGCGCTCAACAGCGATGCAGCTGAAATTGACCAGGCCCACTACGTGGCGCATCAGCAGCGTCTGCGCGGTGACGCCGGTCAGTTGGCGCGACTCGAGGATGGTCGCTACCGGCTTCAGGACGCTTCCTTTACCACCTGTGAACCGCAGTCGAGTCTCTGGAAACTGGTCAGTAGTGACATCACGCTGGATCAGAAAAGAGGATACGGGACCGCGACCCATGCACGCATGGAAATCGAGGACGTCCCGGTCTTTTACTGGCCCTGGCTGCGATTCCCGATCGATGATCGCCGTCTGAGTGGATTTTTGTGGCCTTCGGTCAGCTATGGCAGCGATTCAGGGCTCGATTACGCTCAGCCGTTTTATCTCAACCTGGCGCCCAATTACGACGCTACCATCACCCCCCGCTACATCTCTGAAAGAGGGGAGGCGATTGGTGGGCAGTTGCGTTATCTCTTCGAAGAGGATGCCGGTACCCTGGAAGGCAACTATCTCGGCCACGATGAGGGCGGAGATGACAATGAGCATGAAGGGGAAGATCGCTGGTTTGTCCGCTATGCCCATGATGGGCTTTTTTCGCCGCGTACCACCTACAATCTGCGCTATGGGGCAGCCAGCGATGGTGACTATTTCGATGATTTCGGGCAGACCTTCGAGCAACAGGATACCGATAACCTCGAGCGTCTGGCGCGGCTGAATTATCAGGGCACGACCTGGAACCTTCAGGCGCGGGCGCGTGGTTATCAGAAACTTGATGACCCGCTGCGTGATGATGACAAGCCCTTCTATGAGTTGCCGGCGTTGCTGGCCAGCGCGCGCTGGGACCAGGCCGGAGGTCTTTACGAGGAATTCAATTCCAGCGCCACTTATTTCTGGCGTGACGTTAACTATAGCGACCCCGAAATCATCCCGCAGGAGTCCGCGACAGGGGCGCGTGTTCACGTTGCCCCCGCCGTTGGCTTCCGCCGTTCTCCTTCATGGGGATTTTTCGAACCGCGCGCGCAACTCATGGCCACCCAATATGATCTGGACTGGCATGACCGTGAAGACACCTCGGGCTTTGATAACTCGCCCAACCGGGTGTTGCCGGTCCTGTCGGTAGATTCGGGGCTCATTTTTGAACGTGATGCCAGCATTTTTGGCAGCGACTGGCGCCAGACCCTGGAGCCTCGCCTGTACTATGCCTATGCCCCGTATCGCGATCAGTCCGAGCTGCCGCAGTTCGATAGTCGCGAGCAGCCGCTGTCCTACTCGCAGCTCTGGTCACCTTACCGGTTCAGCGGTACGGACCGTATTGGAGACATCAACAAGGTGTCCTATGGGGTCAGTACCCGCTTCCTTGAAGATGATACCGGCCGGGAACGGCTGGCGTTGTCGGTGGGGCAAAGCCACTACTTCGAGGATCGCCGCGTCATCGATGCCCGCTTTGAAGACCGCGTGCTTAATGAACAAAGCGATCTTTCTTATCGCAATACGCGTGATCGCTCACCGATCGTTGCGGAAGCCGATTGGCAGATTACCGATCGCTGGTCGGCCCGGCAGTCTCTTTTCTACGATGATCACCGTAATCGCACCGAGAAGGCCACGTCCTACCTGACCTATCAGGACACAGACAATCTGATCCTCAATATGGGGTATCGGTGGACCGTTCAGGACTTTGATCCTTTCGGGGATCAGGATGATCGCCTGACCTATAACCGTGAAGAATATGATCTGTCGGCGGCGTATCGCCTGACGCCGGCAATTTCACTGCTTGGTCGCTATCTGTATGATCAGACCAATAATCGAACCCTCGAGACGCTGGCGGGTGTGCGCTTCAATGACTGCTGTTACGGCGTTCAGCTTGCCTGGCGTGACTATATCGATGATAACGATACGGCTCGCATCAGTGATGACGATCGCAAGCAGGGGCTCTTTTTGTCCTTTATCTTCAAGGGGCTTGGCAGTGTAGGGCAGGGTAGCACTGATGGTTATTTCTCCGAGGCCATTCCCGGGGTTCGGGAAGATGACTTCGGCGCCTATACCGGCGTGAGCAACTAA
- a CDS encoding aminoglycoside phosphotransferase family protein: protein MTARLDALRHWAASHHGLESTAPELEIVTDDASFRRYFRLHLDSGHSRILMDAPPEHENSHAFVEIARQWRDHGIAVPELYHVDLDQGFIEMEDLGDEMLRQHLQNGQREMLMMQAIKTSVAIAALPTDELPIYDAHWLGEELDLFPEWCLKQWLDMAPPQGWTQIREQLVAAVSAQPRVCVHRDFHAQNLMWHEDQLRVIDFQGAVLGPLTFDLVCLLRDRNNAWPESDQKRWIEAWRQQAQGAGVMAPVAPEAFRRMVDLTSAQRSLKVLGGFCRLALRDNKPRYLTLLPLFVEHVRQGLTGQPGFETFMQWFDTCFVPALDARLIQHRTGCHEA, encoded by the coding sequence ATGACAGCGCGCCTTGACGCCCTGCGCCACTGGGCAGCCTCTCATCACGGCCTTGAGTCGACAGCTCCCGAGCTTGAGATCGTGACAGATGATGCCAGCTTTCGGCGCTATTTTCGCCTGCATCTCGATAGCGGCCATTCACGTATATTGATGGATGCCCCTCCGGAGCACGAAAACAGCCATGCCTTTGTAGAGATTGCTCGCCAATGGCGCGACCATGGTATTGCCGTCCCCGAGCTTTACCATGTCGATCTGGATCAGGGGTTTATCGAGATGGAAGATCTTGGCGATGAGATGCTGCGCCAACATCTTCAAAATGGTCAGCGTGAAATGCTCATGATGCAGGCCATCAAAACCTCGGTAGCCATTGCAGCCCTGCCGACCGATGAGCTGCCGATTTATGATGCGCATTGGCTTGGAGAGGAGCTCGATCTTTTCCCCGAGTGGTGTCTAAAGCAGTGGCTTGACATGGCGCCTCCGCAGGGCTGGACACAAATACGAGAACAGCTGGTCGCGGCAGTGAGCGCCCAGCCCAGAGTCTGTGTCCATCGCGATTTCCACGCACAAAACCTTATGTGGCATGAGGACCAACTCCGGGTCATCGATTTTCAGGGCGCGGTGCTCGGTCCGCTGACCTTCGATCTGGTCTGTCTTTTACGCGATCGCAACAATGCCTGGCCTGAAAGCGATCAAAAACGCTGGATCGAGGCCTGGCGTCAGCAGGCACAAGGCGCCGGTGTCATGGCGCCCGTGGCCCCGGAAGCGTTTCGACGCATGGTCGATCTAACCAGCGCCCAGCGCAGTCTCAAGGTGTTGGGCGGCTTTTGTCGTCTAGCACTGCGCGACAACAAGCCTCGCTATCTCACGCTACTGCCACTGTTTGTTGAGCATGTTCGCCAGGGGCTAACGGGCCAGCCTGGCTTTGAAACCTTCATGCAGTGGTTTGATACCTGCTTCGTACCAGCACTGGATGCACGACTGATTCAGCATCGTACCGGCTGCCACGAGGCCTGA
- the murU gene encoding N-acetylmuramate alpha-1-phosphate uridylyltransferase MurU: MKAMILAAGRGSRMRELTDDCPKPLLRVGGRPLIEYHIERLRSVGMTDIVINVSYLGEQIMTALGDGARHGVQLRYSVEPTALETAGGIRHALPLLGEAPFWLVNADVWCDMPPGMTAPLGDDLARLVMVDPPEHHPGGDFYLDETGRLHEQGEPRLVYAGMALMHPALVADLTDNTPCPLKPCLVNAIQQRRLGGHHHQGKWSDIGTPERLALLEQQLSHQ; the protein is encoded by the coding sequence ATGAAAGCGATGATTCTTGCCGCCGGGCGCGGCTCACGCATGCGAGAATTGACTGACGACTGTCCCAAGCCATTGCTCAGGGTAGGGGGACGACCCCTGATCGAATATCATATCGAGCGGCTTCGCTCGGTAGGCATGACCGATATTGTCATCAACGTCAGCTATCTCGGCGAACAGATCATGACGGCACTGGGAGATGGCGCCCGGCATGGGGTTCAATTGCGCTACAGCGTCGAGCCCACGGCACTCGAGACAGCCGGTGGCATTCGTCATGCCCTGCCTCTGCTGGGAGAGGCCCCCTTCTGGCTGGTCAATGCCGACGTCTGGTGCGACATGCCCCCCGGCATGACGGCACCACTGGGAGATGACCTGGCGCGACTGGTCATGGTCGACCCGCCGGAGCACCATCCCGGAGGAGATTTTTACCTGGACGAGACCGGCCGCCTGCACGAGCAGGGAGAACCCCGCCTGGTATATGCCGGCATGGCGCTCATGCATCCCGCCCTGGTGGCAGATCTGACCGACAATACGCCCTGCCCATTGAAACCCTGCCTGGTCAACGCCATACAGCAGCGGCGGCTCGGCGGCCATCACCATCAGGGAAAATGGTCAGATATTGGCACACCCGAACGTCTGGCTCTTCTGGAGCAACAACTTTCGCATCAGTGA
- a CDS encoding OsmC family protein — translation MEANIKWTDGRQFVAESGSGHAVILDGNPDNGGRNTGPRPMEMVLMGLGGCSAYDVINILEKARARVTDCVAQLKAERADTTPAVFTSIHLHFVVTGVSLKEAQVKRAVELSAEKYCSASLMLAKGGVEITHSWEIVEA, via the coding sequence ATGGAAGCCAACATCAAATGGACCGACGGTCGACAGTTCGTGGCCGAATCCGGCAGCGGTCATGCCGTCATTCTGGACGGCAACCCGGACAACGGCGGTCGTAATACCGGCCCCCGCCCCATGGAAATGGTTCTGATGGGCCTTGGTGGGTGCAGCGCCTATGATGTCATCAACATCCTTGAAAAGGCGCGCGCAAGGGTGACTGACTGTGTGGCCCAGCTCAAGGCCGAGCGCGCCGACACCACACCGGCTGTTTTTACCAGTATCCATCTTCACTTTGTGGTGACAGGCGTCTCGCTCAAGGAAGCTCAGGTCAAGCGCGCCGTGGAGCTTTCGGCCGAGAAATATTGCAGTGCGTCACTGATGCTTGCCAAAGGCGGCGTCGAGATCACCCATTCGTGGGAAATCGTTGAAGCCTGA
- a CDS encoding AI-2E family transporter, with product MEKPIEKRAFELLLVAVSVAFIWILLPFFSAVFWGVILALVFMPLQRRLLSLYGGRRNLAALTNVLICVFIVIIPVTLIAGSLVQEGTSVYQRIRTGDLDIGAYVEQARQALPPTVDGWLKSAGMGDLSQLRDRVSEGAAQGSQILASRALSIGQNTLQFFISLGIMLYLLFFLFRDGVPLGRRIRQAIPLSARYKYQLLNKFITVTRATVKGNIIVAATQGAIGGLAFWGLGIEAPLLWGVIMAFLSLLPAIGAALVWAPVAIYYLLTGNIASGIILTFVGVVVIGLADNFLRPLLVGKDTKLPDYVVLISTLGGMALFGINGFVIGPLIAALFIAAWDLFSHEKEEDEAGAITELSPISTESRKAQSGETQERAPREQD from the coding sequence ATGGAAAAACCGATTGAAAAAAGGGCGTTTGAGCTGCTGCTGGTAGCCGTCTCGGTCGCTTTTATCTGGATACTGTTGCCCTTTTTCAGCGCCGTGTTCTGGGGGGTTATTCTGGCACTTGTGTTCATGCCCCTGCAGCGGCGCCTTTTGAGCCTCTATGGGGGAAGACGCAATCTGGCCGCCCTTACCAATGTCCTGATCTGCGTTTTTATCGTCATTATCCCGGTCACCCTGATCGCCGGCTCTCTGGTTCAGGAAGGCACCAGCGTCTATCAACGCATCCGTACAGGTGATCTGGATATCGGTGCCTATGTCGAACAGGCACGCCAGGCATTACCGCCTACGGTCGATGGCTGGCTCAAAAGCGCAGGAATGGGCGACCTTTCCCAGCTGCGCGATCGTGTTTCCGAAGGCGCCGCACAGGGCAGCCAGATTCTGGCGTCAAGAGCCCTGAGTATCGGACAGAACACGCTTCAGTTTTTCATTAGCCTGGGCATCATGCTGTATCTGCTGTTTTTCCTGTTTCGCGACGGGGTACCGTTGGGTCGACGCATCCGCCAGGCCATCCCTCTGAGCGCGCGCTACAAGTATCAACTGCTTAACAAGTTCATTACGGTCACTCGGGCCACGGTCAAGGGTAATATCATCGTTGCCGCCACTCAGGGTGCCATTGGTGGTCTGGCCTTCTGGGGGCTGGGGATTGAAGCGCCCCTGCTCTGGGGCGTCATCATGGCCTTCCTGTCACTGCTGCCGGCCATCGGTGCCGCTCTGGTCTGGGCACCTGTCGCCATCTATTATCTGCTGACCGGCAACATTGCCAGTGGCATCATCCTGACCTTTGTGGGGGTCGTGGTGATCGGCCTTGCGGATAATTTTCTGCGCCCGCTGCTGGTCGGCAAGGATACCAAGCTGCCTGACTATGTCGTGTTGATCTCGACACTTGGCGGCATGGCGCTTTTCGGGATCAACGGCTTCGTGATCGGGCCGCTGATTGCGGCACTTTTCATTGCGGCGTGGGATCTTTTCTCTCATGAAAAGGAGGAAGACGAGGCCGGTGCCATTACCGAGCTTTCACCCATTTCGACCGAATCTCGCAAGGCTCAATCCGGAGAAACTCAGGAGCGCGCGCCTCGCGAGCAGGATTGA
- a CDS encoding 3-demethoxyubiquinol 3-hydroxylase, producing the protein MSRRFTHSDRFVDQLDTMLRTLVPGATRASRARPGMAVKNQSMTAEETRHSIDVLRHHHRARVIGQGVYQGQRFATGISSRYQPVDDLSVRGIDHLDWCDTRLEELGGQPSRLIPFYYTTSLGAGILLSRRHRAHGLGLVNLAETLQGESLERQMAALPAGDNKSRAIIRQMLDDCTRHARVALEAGGERWPGGWRWVTSLGARACEWRRLRRHSSGNMID; encoded by the coding sequence ATGTCCCGTCGATTCACGCACAGTGATCGTTTTGTTGATCAGCTTGACACCATGCTGCGAACCCTGGTGCCGGGGGCAACGCGTGCCAGCCGAGCCCGGCCCGGCATGGCGGTAAAAAATCAGTCCATGACCGCGGAAGAGACCCGGCATTCCATTGATGTTCTCCGCCACCACCATCGCGCTCGCGTCATCGGTCAGGGCGTATATCAGGGGCAGCGGTTTGCCACGGGCATCAGCAGCCGCTATCAGCCGGTAGATGACTTATCGGTGCGAGGCATCGACCATCTTGACTGGTGCGATACTCGTCTTGAAGAGCTTGGAGGACAGCCGTCACGTTTGATCCCCTTTTATTACACGACATCGCTGGGCGCGGGCATACTGCTGAGTCGACGCCATCGCGCGCATGGGCTTGGCTTGGTCAATCTGGCGGAAACGCTTCAGGGTGAGTCTCTGGAGCGCCAGATGGCGGCGCTGCCGGCAGGGGATAACAAGTCGCGCGCGATTATCCGTCAGATGCTGGACGACTGTACGCGTCATGCGCGCGTGGCGCTGGAGGCCGGGGGAGAGCGCTGGCCTGGCGGCTGGCGATGGGTGACATCGCTGGGGGCTCGGGCGTGCGAATGGCGACGCCTGCGTCGCCATTCATCCGGTAATATGATCGATTGA
- a CDS encoding histidine triad nucleotide-binding protein — MSTIFTKIINREINASIVFEDDEVLAFNDVNPQAPVHVLIIPKKEIATLNDLAEEDAALVGKLHLVAAKIAREKGIAEDGYRVVMNCNDQGGQSVYHIHLHLMGGRQMSWPAG; from the coding sequence ATGTCCACGATCTTTACCAAAATCATTAACCGCGAGATCAATGCCAGCATCGTTTTTGAGGACGATGAGGTACTGGCGTTCAATGACGTTAACCCGCAGGCGCCGGTCCATGTGCTGATTATCCCTAAAAAGGAGATCGCAACGCTTAATGACCTTGCTGAAGAAGATGCTGCACTGGTGGGCAAGCTGCATCTTGTCGCGGCGAAGATCGCCCGTGAGAAGGGGATCGCTGAAGACGGCTATCGCGTGGTGATGAACTGCAATGACCAGGGCGGCCAGAGCGTCTATCACATCCATCTGCATCTAATGGGTGGGCGTCAAATGAGCTGGCCTGCCGGCTAA
- a CDS encoding phosphoribulokinase — protein MSREYPVIAITGSSGAGTTTVRRAFERMFSRKGIRAAFVDGDAFHRYSREDLARIFRDEPERKHELSHFAVEANLLDRLERLFAEYGEHGTGTYRHYIHAEDKRMLEAGYHVGTFTEWQPLPTGTDLLFYEGLHGGLVSSQHDLAQHVDLLIGVTPTVNLEWIQKIDRDINMRGHSHEAVVDTILGRMQDYVRYIVPQFSRTHINFQRVPTVDTSNPFEPQAIPSDAESFVVIRFRDRDSADFPYLLTMLSGAFMTRPNTLVVPGSQMPLAIELILEPQIEALLAQRRFR, from the coding sequence ATGTCACGCGAATATCCCGTGATTGCCATTACCGGCTCGTCCGGCGCAGGAACCACCACCGTGCGGCGCGCCTTCGAGCGCATGTTTTCCCGCAAGGGCATTCGGGCCGCCTTTGTGGATGGCGATGCCTTTCACCGCTATAGCCGGGAGGATCTGGCGCGCATCTTTCGCGACGAGCCCGAGCGCAAGCATGAGCTCTCGCACTTTGCCGTCGAGGCCAACCTGTTGGATCGCCTGGAGCGCCTGTTTGCCGAGTACGGCGAGCACGGTACCGGTACCTATCGCCACTACATTCATGCCGAAGACAAGCGCATGCTGGAGGCCGGCTATCATGTGGGTACCTTTACCGAGTGGCAGCCCTTGCCCACCGGCACGGACCTTCTGTTCTACGAAGGACTGCATGGCGGACTGGTCTCTTCCCAGCATGATCTTGCCCAGCATGTCGATCTGCTGATTGGAGTGACGCCAACCGTCAATCTCGAGTGGATTCAAAAGATTGACCGCGACATCAATATGCGCGGGCATTCCCATGAGGCGGTGGTGGATACCATTCTTGGACGAATGCAGGACTACGTGCGCTATATCGTGCCGCAGTTTTCCCGCACGCATATCAATTTTCAGCGCGTACCCACGGTTGATACCTCCAATCCCTTTGAGCCGCAGGCGATTCCATCCGATGCCGAATCCTTCGTGGTGATTCGCTTTCGCGACCGCGACAGCGCGGATTTTCCCTATCTATTGACCATGCTGTCAGGCGCCTTCATGACGCGGCCCAACACGCTGGTGGTGCCCGGCTCACAAATGCCATTGGCCATCGAACTGATTCTGGAGCCTCAGATCGAAGCCCTGCTGGCGCAGCGTCGCTTTCGATAG
- the purD gene encoding phosphoribosylamine--glycine ligase → MKVLMIGGGGREHALAWKLAQSPRVDEVLLAPGNAGTAREPGLRNVDVASGDIEGLLAVARSEAVALTVVGPEAPLVAGVVDRFQAEGLRIFGPSAAAAQLEGSKAFSKDFLARHGIPTAHYQSFTEVAPALAYLESQGAPIVIKADGLAAGKGVIVAMDMAQARAAIHDMLEDNAFGDAGARVVIEEYLEGEEASFIVMADGYHVVEMATSQDHKRVGDNDSGANTGGMGAYSPAPVVTESVRQRVMREIIMPTIQGMKADGHAYTGFLYAGLMIDDQGAPRVIEYNCRFGDPETQPIMLRLQSDLVTLCEAAIDGQLDQYHCQWDPRSAVGVVMAAEGYPGSYRKGDVITGFDEAQRLGCHVFHAGTRESENGTIETAGGRVLCVTALGDDVKAARDLAYEGVAAMQFEGGFYRSDIAARAINR, encoded by the coding sequence ATGAAGGTATTGATGATCGGCGGCGGTGGCCGCGAACACGCACTGGCGTGGAAACTGGCACAGTCACCGCGAGTAGACGAGGTGCTGCTGGCGCCCGGCAATGCCGGTACCGCTCGCGAGCCCGGTCTTCGCAACGTCGATGTTGCCAGCGGTGACATCGAAGGGTTGCTGGCGGTAGCACGCAGTGAGGCGGTGGCATTGACGGTGGTCGGCCCCGAGGCACCGCTGGTGGCCGGCGTGGTAGATCGCTTTCAGGCGGAAGGGCTCAGGATTTTCGGTCCGAGCGCGGCAGCCGCGCAGCTCGAAGGCTCCAAGGCCTTCAGCAAGGATTTTCTGGCGCGCCACGGCATTCCAACGGCCCACTATCAAAGCTTCACCGAGGTCGCGCCGGCACTGGCCTACCTTGAGTCACAGGGCGCGCCGATCGTGATCAAGGCTGATGGTCTGGCCGCCGGCAAGGGCGTCATCGTGGCCATGGACATGGCGCAGGCACGGGCTGCCATTCACGATATGCTTGAAGACAATGCCTTTGGCGATGCCGGCGCTCGAGTGGTCATCGAGGAGTATCTCGAAGGCGAAGAGGCCAGCTTTATCGTCATGGCGGATGGTTACCACGTGGTCGAGATGGCCACCAGCCAGGACCACAAGCGAGTGGGAGACAATGATAGCGGTGCCAACACCGGCGGCATGGGCGCCTATTCACCGGCACCCGTGGTGACCGAAAGCGTGCGCCAGCGTGTCATGCGCGAGATCATCATGCCGACCATTCAGGGCATGAAGGCCGACGGCCATGCGTACACGGGCTTTCTTTATGCCGGGCTGATGATCGATGATCAGGGCGCTCCACGCGTGATCGAATACAATTGCCGATTTGGCGATCCCGAAACCCAGCCGATCATGCTGCGTTTGCAGTCTGATCTGGTCACACTGTGTGAAGCAGCCATCGACGGCCAGCTTGATCAGTATCACTGCCAGTGGGATCCCCGTTCGGCAGTCGGTGTGGTGATGGCGGCAGAGGGTTACCCGGGCAGCTACCGCAAGGGAGACGTCATTACGGGATTTGACGAGGCGCAGCGTCTTGGATGTCACGTCTTTCACGCCGGCACCCGTGAGAGTGAAAACGGCACCATCGAAACGGCCGGCGGGCGCGTACTTTGTGTGACGGCACTGGGAGACGATGTGAAGGCGGCACGCGATCTGGCCTATGAAGGCGTGGCCGCCATGCAGTTTGAAGGCGGGTTTTACCGCAGTGATATTGCTGCACGCGCCATCAATCGATAG
- a CDS encoding 16S rRNA (uracil(1498)-N(3))-methyltransferase: MNLLLLTPEDLVPPDRACIRDSRRLRHLQEIHRATVGEELTVGMSNEGVGRARLLELERDRALFEILHLDNPPPPALPIHLLLALPRPRMLARSLENIATMGVKRLTLLHTARVEKSYWQSPELQPERIDAHLRLGLEQARDTVLPTVDMQPRFKPFIEDQLPEAIIGHRALLAHPGIGESCPRGLPMDQSVTLAIGPEGGFIPFEVEKLQAMGFEGIHLGSRILRVETAVVSLLSRLF; this comes from the coding sequence ATGAACCTGCTGCTGCTGACCCCAGAGGACCTTGTGCCTCCCGATCGAGCCTGTATTCGCGACAGTCGACGCCTGCGCCATCTTCAAGAGATTCATCGGGCCACCGTCGGTGAAGAGCTGACAGTTGGCATGAGCAATGAGGGGGTCGGCCGAGCGCGCCTGCTCGAGCTTGAAAGGGATCGGGCGCTGTTCGAGATCCTTCATCTCGATAATCCTCCCCCGCCGGCACTGCCGATACATCTTTTGCTCGCGCTGCCGCGCCCGCGCATGCTCGCTCGCTCGCTTGAGAACATTGCCACCATGGGGGTCAAGCGACTGACGCTTTTACATACGGCCAGGGTGGAGAAAAGCTATTGGCAATCGCCCGAGCTTCAGCCCGAGCGCATCGATGCCCACCTCCGCCTTGGGCTTGAGCAGGCGCGTGACACGGTGCTGCCGACGGTGGACATGCAGCCTCGCTTCAAACCCTTTATCGAGGACCAGCTGCCTGAGGCCATCATCGGTCATCGGGCACTGCTGGCACATCCCGGCATCGGGGAAAGCTGCCCGCGCGGCCTGCCCATGGATCAGAGCGTGACCCTGGCCATTGGCCCCGAAGGCGGCTTTATTCCCTTTGAAGTGGAAAAACTGCAGGCGATGGGGTTTGAAGGCATCCATCTGGGCTCGCGCATTCTACGCGTCGAAACGGCCGTGGTGTCGCTGCTTTCAAGGCTTTTCTAG